One part of the Neisseria zalophi genome encodes these proteins:
- the pilQ gene encoding type IV pilus secretin PilQ, translated as MNSRMTKILSAITMGFAIHSAYAGNITDINVSSLPDNQKIIKIKFDKEVVTPRGFITTTPARIALDFTGTSIQLPQPVLEYADPLLSQITAAQNENRARILLGLNKAGQYNTEIKGNEVWVYVNEASNTTDAPPSRNNVRVSTSPAVHASAPVQKEQVVTSANIDFRKGVRDSGIVELSAPSFTGEPEIKKQNDRITITLKNHPLPTQAQRSLDVSDFNTPVRNVTMKRIGNNTQIVIKNKGSWDSKVQAANGRFNIEIIPKTNIASKGLDKKPKQNFNGRKISLDFQDIEVRTILQILAKESGMNIVASDTVNGRMTLSLKDVPWDQALDLVMQARNLDMRRQGNIINVAPRDELLAKDKAALQAEKEIEDLGPLLSQTFQLKYKNVEEFRNILRLDENGGSTADRNSLLSNRGSALIDPATNTLIVTDNHTVMRKFQKLIEELDVPTRQVMVEARIVEANDGFSRDIGVKFGYTGVRNNNSWGSNWNNAVNNFGTHVNNQRTIANSILSGSNTIPNTTPLEMNPNISLPVTSATASIALVRAISSGALGLELTAMQEQSKGKIISNPRVLTQDRKEATIESGSEIPYEEATSSGATSITFKKAVLGLTVTPNITPDGQVIMNVKINKDTPVDCVTGGVATKCISTKQLQTQAMVEDGGTLIVGGIYEEENGNTVSKVPLLGDIPVLGNLFKSRTRQENRRELLIFITPRIMDNLGSNLRY; from the coding sequence ATGAACTCACGTATGACAAAAATTCTTTCAGCCATTACTATGGGCTTTGCCATCCATTCGGCTTATGCAGGTAATATTACAGATATTAATGTATCCTCATTACCTGATAATCAGAAAATCATCAAAATCAAATTTGATAAAGAGGTTGTTACACCTCGCGGGTTTATCACAACAACACCTGCTCGTATTGCACTGGATTTCACTGGAACAAGTATTCAGTTGCCACAGCCTGTGCTGGAATATGCAGATCCATTGTTGAGTCAGATTACCGCGGCACAAAATGAAAATCGGGCACGCATTTTACTGGGGTTGAATAAAGCAGGCCAATATAATACTGAAATTAAAGGTAATGAAGTTTGGGTGTATGTAAACGAAGCCTCAAATACAACCGATGCACCTCCTTCTCGAAATAATGTTCGCGTATCAACTTCACCGGCAGTCCATGCTTCTGCGCCTGTACAAAAAGAGCAAGTTGTTACATCTGCCAATATCGATTTCAGAAAAGGTGTACGTGACTCCGGTATTGTAGAATTGAGCGCACCTTCTTTTACAGGTGAGCCTGAAATTAAGAAGCAAAATGACCGTATTACCATTACTTTGAAAAATCATCCTCTGCCAACTCAAGCCCAGCGTAGTTTGGATGTGTCTGATTTCAATACGCCGGTACGTAATGTCACTATGAAACGTATTGGCAATAACACTCAGATTGTGATTAAAAATAAAGGCAGTTGGGATTCTAAAGTGCAAGCGGCTAACGGTCGTTTCAATATTGAAATTATACCTAAAACCAATATTGCTTCAAAAGGCTTGGATAAAAAGCCTAAGCAGAATTTTAATGGGCGTAAGATTTCTTTAGACTTCCAAGATATTGAAGTACGTACCATATTGCAAATTTTGGCTAAAGAATCTGGTATGAATATTGTTGCCAGCGATACGGTTAATGGCAGAATGACCCTTTCCTTGAAAGATGTGCCTTGGGATCAGGCGCTGGATTTAGTGATGCAGGCGCGTAATCTTGATATGCGTCGTCAAGGCAATATTATTAATGTAGCACCACGCGATGAATTGTTGGCTAAGGATAAAGCAGCATTGCAGGCAGAGAAAGAAATTGAAGATCTTGGCCCGCTGCTTTCACAAACATTTCAATTGAAATATAAAAATGTAGAGGAATTCCGCAATATTTTGCGCTTGGATGAAAATGGTGGTAGCACTGCAGATAGAAACAGTTTATTGAGCAACCGCGGCAGCGCATTAATTGATCCGGCTACCAATACATTAATTGTTACTGATAACCATACAGTAATGCGGAAATTCCAAAAATTAATTGAAGAGCTGGATGTGCCTACCCGCCAGGTGATGGTAGAGGCGCGTATCGTAGAAGCCAATGATGGTTTTTCTCGTGATATCGGTGTGAAATTTGGTTATACAGGTGTACGGAATAATAATAGCTGGGGTTCTAATTGGAACAATGCTGTGAATAATTTTGGTACTCATGTTAATAATCAACGTACGATTGCCAATTCTATTCTAAGCGGATCGAATACCATTCCGAATACAACACCTTTGGAAATGAATCCGAATATCAGCTTGCCGGTTACCTCTGCAACTGCAAGCATCGCATTGGTTCGTGCCATTTCTTCAGGAGCGCTGGGGTTGGAATTGACAGCAATGCAGGAGCAAAGCAAAGGCAAAATTATTTCTAATCCACGTGTTTTGACACAAGACCGTAAAGAAGCCACTATTGAATCTGGTTCTGAGATTCCTTATGAAGAAGCGACCTCTAGCGGTGCGACTTCGATTACTTTCAAAAAGGCTGTGCTTGGTTTGACGGTTACACCTAATATCACGCCTGATGGACAAGTAATCATGAATGTGAAAATCAATAAAGACACTCCGGTGGACTGTGTGACTGGTGGTGTTGCTACAAAATGTATCAGCACGAAACAGTTACAAACACAAGCTATGGTTGAAGATGGTGGCACATTGATTGTCGGCGGTATTTATGAAGAAGAAAACGGCAACACAGTGAGCAAAGTACCTTTACTTGGCGATATCCCTGTGTTGGGTAATTTATTTAAATCACGTACACGTCAAGAAAACCGACGTGAGTTGTTGATCTTCATTACCCCGCGCATTATGGATAATCTTGGCAGCAACTTGCGTTATTAA
- a CDS encoding pilus assembly protein PilP, with product MTNKMLLAGILVLSACTPAHEDLSEWMDTTRKQAKAKVIPFEAPAVGQPKSYNPPQFSGLNAFESKRLNSVQQGTNAPDTSRPKEILEGFSLENLKYVGSLTKGNQTKGYVEADGHVYTVSPGNYIGQNYGKIQSITADQIMITELIEDSYGNWAYRKAELPLMSTETNNDTAQNNK from the coding sequence ATGACAAATAAAATGTTACTTGCAGGCATCTTGGTTTTATCAGCTTGCACACCGGCTCACGAAGATCTTAGTGAATGGATGGACACTACTCGTAAACAGGCAAAAGCGAAAGTCATTCCATTTGAAGCACCTGCTGTGGGTCAGCCGAAATCTTATAACCCTCCTCAATTTAGTGGGTTAAATGCTTTTGAAAGTAAGCGGTTGAATAGCGTACAGCAAGGTACTAATGCACCTGATACAAGTAGGCCCAAAGAAATATTGGAAGGTTTTAGTTTAGAAAATTTAAAATATGTCGGCAGTTTGACCAAAGGGAACCAGACAAAAGGCTATGTAGAAGCTGACGGCCATGTTTATACCGTAAGCCCGGGAAATTATATCGGACAGAACTACGGTAAAATTCAATCTATTACTGCAGATCAAATTATGATAACGGAACTTATTGAAGACAGCTATGGAAATTGGGCTTATCGCAAAGCAGAGTTACCTTTGATGAGTACGGAAACTAATAATGATACTGCTCAGAACAACAAATAA
- the ppk2 gene encoding polyphosphate kinase 2: MTDQSAEQQLQPFEPVSLGDKKEELKVFEKAVLEHKGRASGEDSGSAPLPESYPYRTRMSRSIYEKEKKKLQIELLKVQSWVKESGQRIVSIFEGRDAAGKGGTIKRYMEHLNPRGARVVALEKPTETERGQWYFQRYIQNLPTAGEMVFFDRSWYNRAGVERVMGFCEPHEYLLFMRQTPEFERMLVASGIHLFKFWFSVSREEQLRRFISRRDDPLKHWKLSPVDIQSLDRWDDYTDAKNAMFFHTHTGDAPWTIIKSDDKKRARLNCIRAFLHRLDYPNKDVKAIGETDPLIVKVPNTKFSDNNFDVIAD, from the coding sequence ATGACAGACCAATCTGCCGAACAGCAATTACAACCTTTTGAGCCGGTATCGCTGGGTGATAAAAAAGAAGAGTTGAAAGTTTTTGAAAAAGCGGTTCTTGAGCACAAAGGCCGTGCCAGTGGTGAAGACTCAGGCTCGGCACCCTTGCCGGAAAGCTATCCCTACCGTACTCGCATGAGCCGCAGTATTTATGAAAAAGAAAAGAAAAAATTGCAAATTGAGCTGTTAAAAGTTCAAAGCTGGGTGAAAGAGTCAGGCCAGCGTATTGTGAGTATTTTTGAAGGGCGTGATGCGGCAGGTAAGGGTGGTACTATCAAGCGTTATATGGAACACCTGAATCCCCGTGGTGCCCGTGTGGTCGCTTTGGAGAAACCGACCGAAACCGAACGTGGCCAATGGTATTTCCAACGTTATATTCAAAATTTGCCGACTGCCGGCGAGATGGTTTTTTTCGACCGTTCTTGGTATAACCGTGCCGGTGTAGAGCGTGTGATGGGATTCTGTGAACCACACGAATATTTATTGTTTATGCGTCAAACACCTGAATTTGAACGTATGTTGGTAGCCAGCGGTATCCATTTGTTTAAATTCTGGTTCTCTGTCAGCCGTGAAGAGCAGTTGCGCCGCTTTATTTCCCGTCGTGACGATCCGCTGAAACATTGGAAACTGTCTCCTGTCGATATCCAATCGCTTGACCGTTGGGATGATTACACAGATGCAAAAAATGCAATGTTCTTCCATACCCATACCGGCGATGCGCCATGGACGATTATTAAATCGGATGATAAAAAACGGGCCCGTTTGAACTGTATCCGTGCTTTCCTACACCGTCTTGACTATCCGAATAAAGATGTGAAAGCGATTGGTGAAACAGATCCGTTGATTGTAAAAGTGCCTAATACTAAGTTCTCCGATAATAATTTCGATGTGATTGCCGATTAA
- a CDS encoding shikimate kinase, whose amino-acid sequence MPAMENIAGNLFLIGLMGAGKTTLGKYIAQSLNRPFYDSDQEICKRTGVSVPTIFEVEGEQGFREREAAVIDELTSLQNIVLATGGGAVLRDENYRKLKERGTVIYLHVYPEILLERTRFDNNRPLLQVEDPLAKLKELYDTRDGIYRSAADIIIEANRTNGHKTAEQLLHILQRNAQTGQP is encoded by the coding sequence ATGCCTGCTATGGAAAACATAGCAGGCAATTTATTTTTAATCGGTTTGATGGGGGCAGGTAAAACGACCTTGGGCAAATACATTGCCCAATCGTTGAATCGGCCTTTCTATGATAGCGATCAAGAAATCTGTAAGCGTACGGGTGTTTCTGTGCCGACTATTTTCGAAGTAGAAGGCGAACAAGGTTTTCGGGAACGTGAGGCTGCTGTTATTGATGAGCTGACATCGTTGCAAAACATTGTATTGGCAACGGGCGGTGGCGCGGTTTTGCGTGATGAGAATTACCGTAAACTAAAAGAACGTGGAACGGTGATTTATTTGCACGTTTATCCGGAAATATTGCTTGAGCGCACCCGCTTTGATAATAATCGGCCTTTGCTTCAAGTTGAAGATCCTTTGGCCAAACTTAAAGAGTTATATGATACCCGTGATGGTATTTATCGATCTGCAGCAGATATTATTATTGAGGCAAACCGGACAAACGGCCATAAAACAGCAGAGCAGTTGCTACACATATTGCAACGAAATGCACAAACTGGACAGCCTTAA
- the aroB gene encoding 3-dehydroquinate synthase, with amino-acid sequence MHTLNVATPSHQYPIFIGGNLINDADTLLKPFISKKAAIITNETIAPLYLAALQTALDKAGIAHFNIVLPDGEQYKNWETLNLIFDGLMQNRAERKTTLIALGGGVIGDMVGFAAATYQRGAPFIQVPTTLLSQVDSSVGGKTAINHPLGKNMIGAFYQPQAVLADLNTLSTLPDRELSAGMAEVIKYALLGDMEFLDWLEQNIGGLMRQDKTLLADTVHHCCRMKADIVAKDETEQGIRAWLNLGHTFAHAIEAEMGYGTWLHGEAVAAGMVLACRLSEQLGKLHQSDTQRVVNLLKQAALPVEPPRFLFDKWIEHMQHDKKVSSGIMRFVGLNKLGEANITEITDMDILYRTLQPYVS; translated from the coding sequence ATGCACACTTTGAATGTAGCTACGCCTTCCCATCAGTATCCAATTTTTATCGGTGGCAATTTGATTAATGATGCAGATACACTGCTAAAACCATTTATCAGTAAAAAAGCAGCCATTATTACCAATGAAACCATCGCCCCGTTATATCTGGCAGCTCTTCAGACGGCCTTAGATAAAGCAGGTATTGCCCATTTCAATATCGTTTTACCCGACGGTGAACAATATAAAAATTGGGAAACGCTGAATTTGATTTTTGACGGGCTGATGCAAAACCGAGCCGAACGGAAAACCACTTTAATTGCCCTAGGGGGTGGTGTGATTGGGGATATGGTCGGTTTTGCTGCGGCAACTTACCAGCGTGGCGCACCGTTTATTCAGGTGCCGACTACACTTTTGAGTCAGGTTGATTCATCGGTGGGTGGGAAAACCGCGATTAATCATCCGCTTGGTAAAAATATGATTGGTGCTTTTTATCAGCCGCAAGCTGTTTTGGCCGATTTAAATACCTTATCTACTTTGCCGGATCGCGAATTGTCTGCCGGTATGGCTGAAGTCATTAAGTATGCTTTACTTGGCGATATGGAGTTTCTCGATTGGCTGGAACAAAATATCGGCGGGTTAATGCGTCAGGATAAAACGTTGTTGGCCGATACCGTACATCATTGTTGCCGAATGAAAGCCGATATTGTGGCTAAAGACGAAACCGAGCAGGGCATTCGGGCTTGGTTGAATTTGGGGCACACTTTCGCCCATGCCATCGAAGCGGAAATGGGGTATGGCACATGGCTGCATGGTGAAGCCGTTGCCGCTGGCATGGTTTTAGCCTGCCGTTTATCCGAACAATTGGGCAAGCTTCATCAAAGCGATACGCAGCGTGTCGTCAATTTACTCAAGCAAGCCGCATTGCCGGTAGAACCGCCCCGATTCTTATTCGATAAATGGATTGAGCATATGCAGCATGATAAAAAAGTCAGCAGCGGGATTATGCGCTTTGTCGGGTTGAATAAATTAGGTGAAGCCAATATTACCGAAATCACCGATATGGATATTTTATATCGGACATTGCAACCGTATGTGTCGTAA
- the pilO gene encoding type IV pilus inner membrane component PilO: protein MASKSFKNIDINTLHLLGMPAKLALAGLTVAGVLALSYVALFRTQLETLDSVTSKEVELKETFTKKSIESANLDNLKAELDAIRLSFNVLLKQLPTDAEIPNLIQELHQAGATNGLRMDSVTPQAPVNDGPIQALPYEIAITGKYNQISQFARDVGALSRIITLEALKVSRKDEGSNQLTLSATANTYKARPVEEVAAELEAAKAASEASQ from the coding sequence ATGGCATCAAAATCATTTAAAAACATTGATATTAATACGTTGCATTTATTAGGTATGCCTGCGAAGTTAGCTTTGGCAGGGTTGACCGTTGCAGGTGTATTGGCACTCAGTTATGTCGCTTTGTTTAGAACACAACTGGAAACATTAGATTCAGTAACTTCAAAAGAAGTGGAACTCAAAGAAACATTTACTAAAAAAAGTATTGAATCTGCCAATCTGGATAATTTGAAAGCAGAATTAGATGCAATCCGCTTATCTTTTAATGTACTGCTAAAACAATTACCCACTGATGCCGAAATTCCAAATCTAATTCAAGAGTTGCATCAGGCAGGTGCGACAAACGGCCTACGAATGGATAGTGTAACGCCACAGGCACCTGTAAATGATGGTCCTATTCAAGCGTTACCGTATGAGATTGCAATAACTGGTAAATATAATCAAATCAGTCAATTTGCCCGAGATGTAGGTGCACTTTCTAGGATTATTACTCTGGAAGCACTTAAAGTCAGTAGGAAAGATGAAGGAAGTAATCAACTGACTTTAAGTGCAACAGCAAATACCTATAAAGCACGGCCTGTTGAAGAAGTAGCTGCCGAATTGGAAGCTGCAAAAGCAGCAAGTGAAGCATCACAATAA
- a CDS encoding bifunctional chorismate-binding protein/class IV aminotransferase, with protein MSYFAFADDAVSNRAKHYQHYVRSRFLTAADLELLDDELREGWQEGLHAVLVADYEFGLPLVKLPPSPSARLAIHWFESRIETNPETWLAQHENTHTPSGISTPENIIDKETYLQSIHNIQTAIARGDTYQINYTTRLHLTAYGDPIRLYRRLRQPVPYAMLAYLPDYQGNPIWTLCFSPELFLHIDSDGLITTEPMKGTAPILNDGLDDQRAHDLHNDPKNRAENVMIVDLLRNDLGKIAETGRVHVPEPFKVRRFGSVLQMTTAIEAQAKPNIHAADIFRAAFPCGSITGAPKRMSMQIINELETTPRGLYTGSIGFLEPCDSGLGFHGTLNVVIRTLQLNPISDGLYEGVYGVGSGIVADSIAIDEYNECAWKARFLNSLHPEFGIFETMYIQNKQCRLLSLHIGRLKQSAQALNLNLPSDFEQAIQNHIDNLPDNNAYRMKAVLHPSDGLTLSHALLNNQAPLGHIVIADTRLPTHDYLRRFKITSRTTYDTGWQQAEQQGAFDSLFFNSDGLLLEGGRSNVFIRIGQQWHTPSLDLDILNGVMRQTVIDNPQAYLNTDTVVESHINDEMLKRADEIRLSNALRGVFEVTLIG; from the coding sequence ATGTCTTATTTCGCCTTTGCCGACGATGCCGTTTCCAACCGCGCCAAACACTATCAACACTATGTCCGCAGCCGTTTTCTGACCGCTGCCGACTTAGAGCTTCTCGACGACGAACTCCGAGAAGGTTGGCAAGAGGGATTACACGCCGTTTTGGTTGCCGACTATGAATTCGGCTTGCCGCTTGTGAAGCTGCCGCCCTCTCCCTCTGCCCGTTTGGCTATCCACTGGTTTGAAAGCCGTATCGAAACCAATCCGGAAACATGGCTGGCACAGCATGAAAATACACACACACCTTCAGGCATCAGCACACCTGAAAACATTATTGATAAAGAAACCTACCTACAATCTATACACAATATTCAGACGGCCATTGCACGCGGCGACACTTATCAAATCAACTACACCACCCGCCTGCACCTAACGGCTTACGGCGACCCTATCCGGCTCTACCGCCGTTTGCGCCAGCCCGTCCCCTACGCCATGCTGGCCTACTTACCCGACTATCAGGGCAACCCTATTTGGACATTGTGTTTTTCACCCGAACTCTTTCTGCATATCGATTCAGACGGCCTGATTACTACCGAACCAATGAAAGGCACTGCCCCGATATTGAATGACGGTTTGGACGACCAACGCGCGCACGATTTACACAACGATCCGAAAAACCGTGCCGAAAATGTGATGATTGTCGATTTATTGCGTAACGACCTCGGCAAAATCGCCGAAACCGGCCGCGTGCATGTTCCCGAACCGTTTAAAGTCCGCCGTTTCGGTAGCGTGCTACAAATGACCACCGCCATCGAAGCACAAGCCAAACCGAATATTCATGCCGCCGATATTTTCCGCGCCGCCTTTCCCTGCGGCTCTATTACCGGCGCACCCAAACGCATGAGCATGCAAATCATCAACGAATTGGAAACCACACCGCGCGGCCTCTATACCGGCAGTATCGGTTTTCTCGAACCGTGCGACAGCGGCTTGGGCTTTCACGGCACTTTAAATGTGGTTATCCGCACTTTGCAGTTAAACCCGATTTCAGACGGCCTCTATGAAGGCGTGTACGGGGTCGGCTCCGGCATTGTGGCCGACAGCATCGCCATAGACGAATACAACGAATGCGCATGGAAAGCCCGTTTCCTCAATAGTCTTCATCCCGAGTTCGGCATCTTTGAAACCATGTATATTCAAAATAAACAATGCCGGCTGCTATCCTTACATATAGGCCGTCTGAAACAATCCGCCCAAGCCCTGAACCTGAATCTTCCATCAGATTTTGAGCAAGCGATTCAAAACCATATCGACAACCTACCTGACAACAACGCCTATCGAATGAAAGCCGTTTTACATCCTTCAGACGGCCTCACCCTAAGCCATGCGCTATTAAATAACCAAGCACCGCTTGGCCATATTGTTATTGCCGATACCAGACTACCGACCCATGATTACCTACGCCGTTTTAAAATCACATCGCGTACAACCTACGATACCGGCTGGCAACAAGCCGAACAACAAGGCGCGTTTGATAGTTTGTTTTTCAATTCAGACGGCCTCTTACTTGAGGGCGGCCGCAGTAATGTTTTTATCCGTATCGGCCAACAATGGCACACGCCGTCGCTGGATTTAGATATTCTCAACGGCGTTATGCGCCAAACGGTGATTGATAACCCGCAAGCTTATTTAAACACCGATACCGTTGTCGAAAGCCATATTAATGACGAAATGCTGAAACGGGCAGACGAAATACGTTTGAGCAATGCTTTGCGCGGGGTGTTTGAAGTGACGCTGATTGGTTAA
- a CDS encoding ATP-binding protein, with protein sequence MKLAKFLKLSASILRRLDKLLPPEAEEPDWQAWAYRWQAVGRKGILESLPKPHTFPLSRLAAVDTQIKRLVRNTEQFLNGKPANNALLTGARGTGKSSLVKALLHEYGDRGLRLIEVDKTDLVNLPALLQIIEKRKEKYIIFCDDLSFDEGDSSYKALKTALDGGLSQRCDNALVYATSNRRHLMPEYMDENTATTGIRGEVNPKEAIEEKISLSDRFGLWLSFYPFDQNDYLQAVENWLDSYGLSLDETTRKAALNWSLARGSRSGRIAWQFVCDWAGRSPEERVLD encoded by the coding sequence ATGAAGCTTGCTAAATTTCTCAAACTTTCTGCTTCCATACTCCGCCGCCTGGATAAATTATTGCCGCCGGAAGCAGAAGAACCGGATTGGCAGGCATGGGCTTATCGGTGGCAGGCCGTCGGCAGGAAAGGCATCTTAGAAAGTTTACCCAAACCGCACACTTTTCCGCTCAGCCGCTTGGCCGCTGTCGATACACAAATCAAACGCTTGGTTCGCAATACGGAACAATTCTTAAACGGTAAGCCCGCCAATAATGCGCTACTTACCGGTGCTCGCGGTACGGGAAAATCTTCGTTGGTGAAAGCTTTGCTGCATGAATATGGCGATAGGGGCTTACGTTTAATAGAGGTGGATAAAACAGATTTGGTTAACTTGCCGGCTTTGCTGCAAATAATTGAAAAAAGAAAAGAAAAGTACATTATTTTTTGTGATGATTTATCTTTTGATGAAGGTGATTCTTCTTATAAAGCCTTAAAAACCGCTTTAGACGGCGGTTTGTCGCAACGCTGCGATAACGCCTTGGTATATGCCACATCAAACCGCCGCCACTTAATGCCCGAATATATGGATGAAAACACGGCTACTACCGGCATACGCGGCGAAGTGAACCCCAAAGAAGCAATAGAAGAGAAAATATCCTTATCCGACCGCTTTGGTTTGTGGTTAAGCTTTTATCCTTTTGATCAAAACGATTATCTTCAGGCCGTAGAAAATTGGTTAGACAGCTATGGGTTGAGTTTGGACGAGACTACCCGTAAAGCCGCTTTAAATTGGTCATTGGCGCGCGGCAGCCGATCAGGCCGTATTGCATGGCAGTTTGTTTGTGATTGGGCGGGACGTTCTCCGGAAGAGCGTGTTTTGGATTAG
- a CDS encoding PilN domain-containing protein, with the protein MIELTKVNLLPYREEIQQKKKQQFKTLILLALVVGIGLSAVTYFGINRAISSQEARNEFLNQEISKLDDNLLEINKLEKEKADFLARKQKVEELQEKRFQAAYIIDTLNVLIPEGTYLTAITAENPTTYTISGKATSDNKIAMFMRSIPSTGIFMQPELMSIKKVDNTQEFSLKVLLNQSYYSLPAASDVATAATGNTDNTTQGK; encoded by the coding sequence ATGATTGAATTAACCAAAGTCAACCTTCTTCCTTACCGTGAGGAAATACAGCAGAAGAAGAAACAGCAGTTCAAGACTTTAATTCTACTTGCCTTGGTTGTGGGTATCGGTTTGTCTGCTGTGACATATTTCGGTATTAACCGCGCCATAAGCAGTCAGGAAGCACGTAATGAATTCCTTAATCAAGAAATTAGTAAACTTGATGATAATCTTTTGGAAATTAATAAGCTAGAAAAAGAGAAGGCAGATTTTCTGGCTAGAAAACAAAAGGTTGAGGAGCTTCAAGAAAAACGTTTTCAGGCGGCTTATATTATCGATACGCTCAATGTCCTTATTCCCGAGGGAACATATTTAACAGCGATTACTGCTGAAAATCCAACGACTTATACTATTAGTGGGAAAGCAACTAGCGACAATAAAATTGCTATGTTTATGCGTTCTATCCCCAGTACCGGTATTTTCATGCAGCCCGAGTTAATGAGTATTAAGAAAGTTGATAATACACAAGAATTCTCTCTGAAAGTTTTATTAAACCAATCCTATTATTCATTGCCGGCGGCTTCTGATGTTGCAACCGCTGCAACGGGTAATACAGACAATACAACACAGGGGAAATAA
- the pilM gene encoding type IV pilus assembly protein PilM has product MRMVKNQKNTNSKTSSSLSQRTAIGIDIGQHAIKMVQLSGRSLNQIQLEKYVITKLPKNIIKGSKIQDYDQLVTYLQHSYAQLHTGVRNFVTALPQNLVTMETVVYSDKDNDLDIESFAEAEVSQIGPIEEMNFDYQVVGASTMPPGMKVLLTAAKKDDVEPRIEAFDNADLSLSAMDIDLFAQNNAFSFWINNHAPELEHEKIAIFGIHATQMYAIVTQNGQILYKQEANVSTEQLNQLIQRTYQVTEEKAAQMMVAATKPSDYQTAVADRFNIQVAQEIQRVLQFYYTTQTSEQYSNVKNILLTGTASQQPGLAETIFSHTNTATECIHPILYATNSNKVDLSQLQIDAPTLTLAFGLALRGL; this is encoded by the coding sequence ATGCGAATGGTAAAAAACCAAAAAAATACAAATAGTAAAACGTCATCAAGCCTTAGCCAACGCACTGCTATCGGCATCGATATCGGACAGCATGCCATTAAAATGGTACAGCTGTCAGGCCGTAGTTTAAACCAAATTCAGTTGGAAAAATACGTTATTACCAAACTACCTAAAAATATTATTAAAGGTAGCAAGATACAAGACTATGACCAACTTGTTACATATTTGCAACATTCTTATGCACAATTGCATACTGGAGTTCGAAATTTTGTGACGGCATTACCACAAAATTTAGTAACTATGGAAACAGTTGTTTATAGTGACAAAGATAATGATTTGGATATTGAAAGCTTTGCAGAAGCAGAGGTTTCACAAATCGGTCCGATTGAGGAAATGAATTTCGATTATCAGGTTGTCGGTGCCTCAACTATGCCGCCGGGGATGAAAGTCCTTTTGACCGCAGCGAAAAAAGATGACGTTGAGCCACGTATTGAAGCCTTTGATAATGCGGATCTTTCCCTCTCTGCAATGGATATTGATTTATTTGCCCAAAATAATGCTTTTTCATTTTGGATAAATAATCATGCCCCTGAATTAGAGCATGAAAAAATTGCAATTTTCGGCATCCATGCTACACAAATGTATGCCATCGTAACCCAAAACGGCCAAATTTTATACAAACAAGAAGCTAATGTAAGTACAGAACAGTTAAATCAGTTAATTCAGCGTACTTATCAGGTAACTGAAGAAAAAGCTGCACAAATGATGGTTGCTGCTACAAAACCTTCCGATTATCAAACTGCTGTTGCGGACCGTTTCAACATACAAGTAGCTCAAGAAATACAGCGTGTGCTTCAGTTTTATTACACCACGCAAACAAGTGAACAGTATTCTAATGTTAAAAATATTTTATTAACCGGTACAGCATCTCAGCAGCCAGGTTTGGCCGAAACTATTTTCTCGCATACAAATACGGCAACAGAATGTATACATCCTATTTTATATGCAACAAATAGTAATAAAGTCGATCTTTCACAATTACAAATAGATGCACCAACATTAACTTTAGCCTTTGGCTTAGCCTTAAGGGGACTTTAA